A single region of the Polyangiaceae bacterium genome encodes:
- a CDS encoding S-adenosylmethionine:tRNA ribosyltransferase-isomerase, whose protein sequence is MKPAPWPRSDADAERLLVIRPGDGSLADRRVGELPELLGAGDLLVLNDAATLPASLFARTRAGASVELRLAGQDGDAFVAVVLGDGDFRARTEDRPVPPALAPGDALLVSESAPALSATVTGIVDDGLVRLRFDRDGAELWRALYAHGHPVQYSYVESPLSLWHVQSRFAGVPWAAEMPSAGRPLTWRTLFGLLRRGVGIARVSHAAGLSSTGRADLDRRFPLDERYSVPAETVRAIARTRGRVVAVGTTVVRALESAAESGTLRAGSGVATLRLDASSTPRVVHAVMSGMHEPGTSHFELLSAFAPAKLLARASEHAAARGYLAHEFGDSCLVY, encoded by the coding sequence ATGAAGCCCGCACCCTGGCCCCGCAGCGACGCCGATGCCGAACGCCTGCTCGTGATTCGCCCCGGCGACGGCAGCCTCGCCGATCGCCGGGTGGGCGAGCTCCCCGAGCTCCTCGGCGCCGGCGATCTGCTGGTGTTGAACGACGCCGCCACGCTCCCCGCGAGCCTCTTCGCCCGCACTCGCGCCGGCGCCTCCGTCGAGCTTCGTCTCGCCGGTCAGGACGGCGACGCCTTCGTGGCGGTCGTCCTCGGCGACGGCGACTTCCGCGCCCGCACGGAAGATCGCCCCGTGCCGCCCGCCCTCGCTCCGGGCGACGCGCTGCTCGTCTCCGAGAGCGCTCCGGCACTGTCGGCGACCGTCACGGGCATCGTGGACGACGGACTGGTTCGCCTACGCTTCGATCGCGACGGCGCCGAGCTATGGCGCGCGCTCTACGCTCACGGCCACCCCGTGCAGTACTCCTACGTCGAGAGCCCGCTATCGCTGTGGCACGTCCAGAGCCGCTTCGCTGGTGTGCCCTGGGCCGCGGAGATGCCGTCCGCCGGTCGGCCCCTCACCTGGCGCACGCTCTTCGGGCTGCTCCGCCGCGGCGTCGGCATCGCGCGCGTCAGCCACGCGGCCGGACTCTCGTCCACGGGCCGAGCCGATCTCGATCGCCGCTTTCCCCTGGACGAACGCTACTCCGTTCCCGCCGAAACGGTACGCGCCATCGCCCGCACCCGGGGACGCGTCGTCGCCGTGGGCACCACCGTGGTGCGCGCCCTCGAGAGCGCCGCCGAGAGCGGCACCCTGCGTGCGGGCAGCGGCGTCGCTACCCTACGCCTCGACGCGAGCAGCACACCGCGCGTGGTCCACGCCGTGATGAGCGGCATGCACGAGCCCGGCACCAGCCACTTCGAGCTGCTCTCGGCCTTCGCTCCGGCAAAGCTCCTGGCCCGAGCCAGCGAGCACGCCGCCGCCCGCGGCTACCTCGCTCACGAGTTCGGCGACAGCTGCCTCGTCTACTGA
- a CDS encoding CDP-alcohol phosphatidyltransferase family protein: MLREFTLADVITLGNGFSGMSSVLCAMQFLVSGERAMLWIAFALLPLAGVFDYLDGRVARWRRKNSLLGAQLDSLADLVSFGVAPAVLAFAVGLRGGWDAAVLVYFVGCGISRLARYNATAAALSDDSGKVRYFEGTPIPTSVLLVGLLAWLTWKDQIGSALPFGSMSIAGFTLHPLVLAYFASGSAMISKSLRIPKI, from the coding sequence ATGTTGCGCGAGTTCACCCTGGCCGACGTCATCACGCTGGGTAACGGGTTCTCGGGCATGTCGTCGGTGCTGTGCGCCATGCAGTTCTTGGTCAGCGGTGAGCGTGCCATGCTGTGGATCGCCTTCGCGCTGCTCCCGTTGGCCGGCGTGTTCGACTATCTCGACGGCCGCGTCGCCCGCTGGCGCCGGAAGAACTCCTTGCTCGGGGCGCAACTCGATTCGCTGGCGGATCTCGTCTCCTTCGGCGTGGCGCCGGCGGTGTTGGCTTTCGCCGTGGGCCTGCGCGGAGGCTGGGACGCCGCCGTGTTGGTGTACTTCGTGGGCTGCGGCATCAGCCGCTTGGCCCGCTACAACGCCACCGCCGCGGCGCTCTCGGACGACAGCGGCAAGGTGCGCTACTTCGAAGGCACCCCCATCCCCACGAGCGTGCTCTTGGTCGGCCTCTTGGCGTGGCTCACTTGGAAGGACCAAATCGGCAGTGCGCTGCCCTTTGGCAGCATGAGCATCGCTGGCTTCACGCTGCATCCGTTGGTGCTCGCCTACTTCGCGAGCGGCAGCGCCATGATCAGCAAGTCTCTGCGTATCCCGAAGATATGA
- a CDS encoding ZIP family metal transporter gives MSDLAWIVASGLAMAVLSLVGAITLALSEDALKMLLLPLVALSAGALLGGALFHMLPAAVEAKGGTPATFAWAAAGFSVFFVMEQFLHWHHCHRSTSEHTHPLTHLLLLAGGVHKLLGGLAVGAAFLVRTELGISAWLAAAAHEVPQYLGDFGVLLHGGWTPRRALGWLFGTSLPFLVGGLAAYATARQLDVAALVPFAAGNFIYIAASDLIPEIKHHERLARTLFHFLCFVIGLAILYGLALGLHHGH, from the coding sequence GTGAGTGACCTCGCTTGGATCGTCGCTTCTGGCCTGGCCATGGCCGTACTTTCTCTGGTGGGCGCGATCACGCTGGCGCTGAGCGAAGACGCGCTCAAGATGCTGCTCTTGCCCCTTGTGGCATTGAGCGCCGGGGCGCTCCTGGGCGGGGCATTGTTCCACATGCTCCCCGCCGCCGTGGAAGCCAAGGGCGGCACCCCCGCGACCTTCGCCTGGGCCGCCGCCGGCTTCTCGGTGTTCTTCGTCATGGAGCAGTTTCTTCACTGGCACCATTGCCACCGCTCCACCTCCGAGCACACGCACCCCCTCACGCACCTGCTGCTGCTCGCTGGCGGCGTGCACAAGCTGCTGGGTGGTCTGGCGGTGGGCGCTGCGTTCCTGGTTCGGACCGAGCTCGGGATCTCCGCGTGGTTGGCGGCCGCTGCCCACGAGGTGCCGCAGTATCTGGGCGACTTCGGCGTCTTACTCCACGGCGGCTGGACCCCTCGGCGCGCCCTCGGCTGGCTGTTCGGCACCAGCTTACCCTTCTTGGTGGGTGGGCTCGCCGCCTATGCCACGGCGCGGCAGCTGGACGTGGCGGCGCTGGTGCCCTTCGCGGCGGGAAATTTCATCTACATCGCGGCCTCCGACTTGATCCCCGAGATCAAGCACCACGAGCGCCTCGCGAGGACACTGTTCCACTTCTTGTGCTTCGTCATCGGCCTCGCGATCCTCTACGGCCTGGCGCTGGGTCTGCACCACGGGCACTGA